From the genome of Rhizobium binae, one region includes:
- a CDS encoding DUF3300 domain-containing protein → MKAISRKLLGGLSALAIIALQPALPVRAQAPAPAAAPASAGAEQPASALLSEDELEVLVARIALYPDELVAAISAASLFPLQIIEAQRFLDAKKKNADLKPKSDWDGSVISLLNYPDIVKMMSEDLDWTQSLADALANQQKDVLIAIQQLRDEAVAKNIIKTDDKVTVVTENDNIIIRPTDPEKIYIPQYPPEMLYEPDYAAEPISYYPDYYDSYYYPGAGFFAAAVTGLTWAAIVNWDDWGVWGGRWDGDIDIDCNNCLNNRNFNGKMKWNDVDWANVDRSKLSIGKDQLAKLDRSTIKSGLQADNRNQLRNKAADLQASQRPGNRGTTARADDIRKSTAQGLKAKPQADRPTAANRQNASRPENRPKQSANRPSAKPAQKSVKKPNKPQMAARPDNRGRQPSALGNVQPGRQQAVASKRGAQSMGANRPSARPAQHSRPPPSRGGGGRGGGGGGRGRR, encoded by the coding sequence ATGAAAGCAATTTCCCGCAAACTGCTTGGTGGATTGTCGGCGCTGGCGATCATTGCGCTGCAGCCGGCCTTGCCCGTGCGAGCCCAGGCTCCCGCGCCAGCTGCCGCCCCTGCCTCGGCGGGTGCCGAGCAGCCGGCCTCTGCCCTTCTCTCCGAAGACGAGCTTGAAGTGCTCGTCGCGCGGATCGCGCTCTATCCCGACGAGCTGGTCGCGGCGATTTCGGCCGCCTCGCTCTTTCCCTTGCAGATCATCGAAGCCCAGCGTTTTCTGGACGCGAAAAAGAAGAATGCCGACCTCAAACCCAAAAGCGATTGGGATGGCAGCGTCATTTCGCTGCTCAACTACCCGGACATTGTCAAGATGATGAGCGAGGATCTCGATTGGACCCAATCGCTCGCCGATGCGCTCGCCAATCAGCAGAAGGACGTGCTGATTGCCATTCAACAGCTTCGCGACGAGGCGGTGGCAAAGAACATCATCAAGACCGATGACAAGGTGACGGTTGTCACCGAAAACGATAACATCATTATTCGGCCGACCGATCCCGAGAAGATCTATATCCCGCAATATCCGCCGGAAATGCTCTACGAGCCGGACTACGCCGCAGAACCAATCTCCTATTATCCGGATTATTACGACAGCTATTACTATCCGGGCGCAGGCTTCTTTGCCGCCGCCGTCACCGGGCTTACCTGGGCGGCCATCGTCAATTGGGATGACTGGGGCGTATGGGGCGGTCGCTGGGATGGCGATATCGACATCGACTGCAACAATTGCCTGAACAATCGCAACTTCAACGGAAAAATGAAGTGGAATGACGTCGACTGGGCGAATGTCGATCGCAGCAAGCTGAGCATCGGCAAGGACCAACTTGCGAAGCTCGACCGATCGACGATCAAGTCGGGCCTTCAGGCCGACAATCGCAATCAGCTGCGCAACAAGGCCGCGGATCTCCAGGCAAGCCAGAGGCCGGGCAATCGCGGAACAACGGCGCGCGCGGACGATATCCGGAAAAGCACGGCGCAAGGGCTGAAGGCCAAACCGCAGGCGGACAGGCCGACGGCCGCCAATCGCCAGAACGCGTCGCGGCCGGAGAACCGCCCTAAACAATCGGCCAACCGCCCCTCGGCGAAACCCGCGCAGAAATCCGTCAAGAAACCCAATAAGCCGCAAATGGCCGCCAGGCCGGACAATCGCGGACGCCAGCCGAGCGCACTCGGCAATGTCCAGCCGGGCCGCCAGCAGGCCGTCGCCTCGAAGCGAGGTGCGCAAAGCATGGGCGCTAACCGCCCGTCAGCCCGTCCCGCTCAGCACTCTCGCCCGCCGCCGTCGCGCGGGGGCGGCGGCCGCGGTGGCGGTGGTGGCGGCAGAGGCCGGCGATGA
- a CDS encoding DUF3302 domain-containing protein has translation MFLDYFALGVLVFVVVTLFYAVIAIHDIPHLMAKARNHPHQDAIHVAGWVSLFTLHAIWPFLFIWATLYREDRGWGIRQDGKLSPEAEANAEIARLHARIAELETRTPEKETA, from the coding sequence GTGTTTCTCGACTATTTTGCCTTGGGCGTATTGGTCTTCGTCGTGGTCACGCTTTTCTATGCCGTGATAGCTATTCACGACATTCCGCATCTGATGGCCAAGGCCCGCAACCATCCTCATCAGGATGCCATCCATGTTGCGGGATGGGTCAGCCTCTTCACGCTTCATGCAATTTGGCCGTTCCTGTTCATCTGGGCTACGCTCTATCGCGAGGATCGCGGCTGGGGCATCCGGCAAGACGGAAAACTGTCGCCGGAAGCCGAAGCGAATGCGGAGATTGCACGTCTCCACGCACGGATCGCAGAACTGGAGACGCGCACTCCGGAGAAGGAGACCGCCTGA
- a CDS encoding HlyD family secretion protein: MELLLMLTYAAICWTIFKIFRIPVNQWTLATSVLGGIFIISALVLLMSYNHPYSSDARVYFTSAPVIPVVGGQVIDVPVTPNVPLTKGDILFRIDPRPYQFTVDQKKAALAEAKQTVLQLKAALDAANSAVTGAEASRDRSLQAFEKFQASNENAKSSGRGAVYSELEVENRRGIYLTAEAAVETARAQAAQARLAYESEINGTNPTVARLQAELNSAEYELDQTVVRAPSDGYVTQVFLRPGMMANPLPLRPVMVFINSQDRMLAAAFIQNSLQRVRVGDEAEVSFKAVPGKIFKARVEEVIDVMAQGQLQPSGALIDPQSPERVSPGQTLARIELLESTDGYQLPGGVVAEVAVYTHHWHHVALLRKVLLRMSAWMNYVFLEH; the protein is encoded by the coding sequence ATGGAACTGCTGCTCATGCTGACCTATGCCGCGATCTGCTGGACGATCTTCAAGATATTCAGGATCCCGGTAAACCAGTGGACGCTCGCAACTTCGGTCCTCGGCGGGATATTCATCATCTCGGCGCTTGTGCTTCTGATGAGTTACAACCATCCCTACTCGAGCGACGCGCGAGTCTATTTCACATCGGCTCCGGTAATCCCCGTCGTGGGAGGTCAGGTCATCGACGTTCCCGTCACACCAAATGTACCGCTAACGAAGGGCGACATCCTTTTCCGCATCGATCCCCGGCCATATCAGTTTACAGTCGACCAGAAAAAAGCCGCGCTTGCCGAGGCCAAGCAAACCGTCCTGCAATTGAAAGCCGCTCTCGACGCAGCGAACTCTGCAGTCACGGGTGCTGAAGCCTCACGCGACAGGTCCTTGCAGGCCTTTGAAAAGTTCCAGGCGTCGAACGAGAACGCGAAGTCGAGCGGCAGGGGCGCCGTTTACTCCGAGCTCGAGGTAGAGAACCGGCGCGGCATCTATCTGACTGCGGAAGCAGCGGTCGAAACGGCGCGCGCGCAGGCGGCTCAGGCACGGCTTGCTTACGAATCCGAGATCAACGGCACGAACCCGACGGTTGCCAGGCTGCAAGCCGAGCTGAACAGCGCCGAATATGAACTCGACCAGACGGTCGTGCGGGCACCGTCTGATGGCTATGTCACCCAGGTCTTCCTGCGCCCCGGAATGATGGCCAATCCGTTGCCGTTGCGGCCGGTCATGGTCTTCATCAACAGCCAGGACCGCATGCTGGCGGCAGCTTTCATCCAGAACTCACTGCAACGCGTCCGCGTCGGCGATGAGGCGGAGGTCTCCTTCAAGGCCGTGCCCGGCAAGATATTCAAGGCACGGGTGGAAGAGGTGATCGATGTCATGGCCCAAGGCCAGCTGCAGCCGAGCGGCGCGCTGATCGACCCGCAATCGCCCGAGCGCGTCTCGCCGGGGCAAACGCTCGCGCGGATCGAGCTGCTCGAAAGCACCGATGGTTATCAGCTGCCGGGCGGCGTGGTTGCCGAAGTTGCAGTCTACACCCATCACTGGCATCACGTCGCCCTTCTCCGCAAGGTGCTGCTGCGGATGAGCGCCTGGATGAACTACGTGTTCCTCGAACATTGA
- a CDS encoding SulP family inorganic anion transporter: MIGSLPMLRGLTGFSRDWLRSDIPAGLSIAAVGLPSAIAYPAIAGLPPETGIYASIVAPIAYAIFGPSRILVVGPDAATMTVLAAAMGAIVAAEPATSGADRIAIASALALGVGLCCIAAKLLRLGVLASFLSRPILVGFFAGVSLSILVGQIGRFTGVKIESDGLIPPLVEILAKSSLIHWPSLLLGLVMFALLWIVRAFRFKVPGPVLVVVLSVVLSAIFDFQGRGIAVVGDIPSGLPSLSLPALQHMPLDKIVLGSAAIFLVSFGAGIVAARSFGSRTGEEVDANQELIGLGAANLAPGLFGSFPVSVSDSRTAINLSTGGVSQLAGLVSAATLIAALVFLHSTLRILPIPALAAILATAAISLIDIQELKKIWRISRMEFVFALIAMWGAISFGVLNGVIVAVAATLVYLLRQTMFPRDGLLGRIEGRHGFFDLARFPEARPIEGAAIFAIQGSILFYNADYVRMRLTAVARGLPAETRCLVLDASAVTHIDSTGAAALDAVAEILAKRNIVFAMADLSEESRGILDRAGVIKAIGVQNLFNGREEALRALIGSVGETGAATSAGKLS, from the coding sequence GTGATAGGTAGTCTTCCGATGTTGCGCGGCTTGACCGGTTTCAGCAGGGATTGGCTCCGCAGCGATATCCCGGCCGGGCTGTCGATCGCCGCGGTCGGCCTGCCCAGCGCCATCGCTTATCCCGCCATCGCCGGCCTGCCGCCGGAGACGGGCATCTATGCCAGCATTGTTGCGCCGATCGCCTATGCGATCTTTGGTCCATCCCGGATTTTGGTCGTCGGGCCGGATGCCGCGACCATGACGGTGCTGGCGGCCGCCATGGGCGCGATCGTCGCCGCCGAACCCGCCACCTCAGGTGCCGACCGGATCGCCATCGCCTCGGCTCTTGCGCTTGGCGTCGGCCTCTGCTGCATCGCGGCGAAGCTGCTGAGGCTTGGCGTTCTCGCAAGCTTCCTCTCCCGCCCCATTCTGGTGGGATTCTTCGCCGGGGTGTCGCTCTCGATCCTTGTCGGACAGATCGGCCGCTTCACAGGGGTGAAGATCGAATCGGACGGATTGATTCCGCCCCTTGTCGAAATACTCGCCAAAAGCAGCCTGATCCACTGGCCTTCGCTCCTCCTCGGCCTCGTCATGTTCGCCTTGTTGTGGATCGTCCGGGCCTTCCGGTTCAAAGTGCCGGGCCCTGTTCTGGTGGTCGTCCTGTCGGTCGTCCTTTCGGCGATCTTCGATTTCCAAGGCCGCGGCATCGCAGTTGTCGGCGATATCCCGAGCGGACTGCCGAGCCTGTCGCTGCCTGCATTGCAACACATGCCTCTCGACAAGATCGTGCTCGGTTCGGCCGCGATCTTTCTGGTCAGCTTCGGCGCCGGCATCGTCGCGGCAAGAAGCTTCGGATCGCGAACCGGAGAGGAGGTCGACGCCAATCAGGAATTGATCGGACTTGGCGCCGCCAATCTTGCGCCGGGCCTGTTCGGCTCGTTTCCGGTCAGTGTCTCTGATTCGCGAACCGCGATAAACCTGTCGACCGGCGGCGTCTCCCAGCTCGCCGGGCTGGTATCGGCTGCGACCCTCATTGCCGCGCTCGTCTTCCTTCACAGCACGCTGCGGATCCTTCCCATTCCCGCGCTCGCCGCAATTCTTGCAACGGCGGCGATCAGCCTCATCGATATTCAGGAACTGAAAAAGATCTGGCGCATCAGCCGCATGGAATTCGTTTTTGCGCTGATCGCCATGTGGGGAGCAATCAGCTTCGGCGTTCTCAACGGCGTCATCGTCGCCGTTGCGGCGACGCTCGTCTATCTCCTGCGCCAGACGATGTTTCCCCGAGATGGCCTGCTTGGCCGTATCGAGGGGCGGCACGGCTTTTTTGATCTCGCGCGCTTTCCGGAAGCTCGCCCTATCGAGGGTGCGGCGATCTTCGCCATCCAGGGCAGCATCCTGTTTTACAATGCCGATTATGTCCGCATGCGGCTGACCGCGGTCGCGAGGGGACTTCCTGCCGAAACCAGATGCCTCGTGCTCGATGCCAGCGCCGTCACGCATATCGACAGCACCGGCGCAGCCGCGCTCGACGCGGTGGCCGAGATACTGGCAAAGCGCAATATCGTCTTTGCAATGGCCGACCTCAGTGAAGAAAGCCGCGGGATCCTCGATCGCGCAGGCGTCATCAAAGCGATCGGCGTCCAAAATCTTTTCAACGGTCGAGAGGAAGCGCTGAGAGCGCTGATCGGAAGTGTCGGCGAGACCGGCGCTGCGACGTCGGCAGGCAAACTATCTTAG
- the ppk2 gene encoding polyphosphate kinase 2 — translation MDENYEPAQTDGGVSRVVKDNKKKKKSWDYDKEIGRLQVELAHLQAWIKKAGARVVIIFEGRDAAGKGGMIKRITEKVSPRVFRVVALPAPTDREKSQIYMQRYIAHLPAAGEIVIFDRSWYNRAGVDRVMGFCSEKKAQRFLELAPRFEAAIVESGVILLKYFLTVSEEEQERRFKRRIDDPVRQWKLSPMDVESYQRWWDYTRAYDEMLRMTDSNHAPWWIVPSDDKKRARVNCIAHILQSIPYERVKFDAPDLGKRQKRPADFVEDRSIRHVVPDAAS, via the coding sequence ATGGACGAGAATTATGAGCCCGCACAGACGGATGGAGGAGTAAGCCGCGTCGTAAAGGACAATAAGAAGAAAAAGAAATCATGGGATTACGACAAGGAAATCGGACGGCTGCAGGTGGAGTTGGCCCATTTGCAAGCCTGGATCAAGAAAGCCGGCGCGAGAGTGGTCATCATCTTCGAGGGACGGGATGCCGCCGGCAAGGGCGGCATGATCAAGCGCATAACGGAAAAGGTCAGCCCACGAGTCTTTCGCGTCGTGGCGCTGCCGGCGCCAACCGACCGCGAGAAATCCCAGATCTATATGCAGCGCTATATCGCCCATCTGCCGGCGGCCGGCGAGATCGTCATATTCGACCGCAGTTGGTACAACCGCGCCGGCGTCGATCGTGTCATGGGATTCTGCAGCGAAAAGAAGGCGCAGCGCTTTCTTGAGCTGGCGCCCCGCTTCGAGGCTGCGATCGTCGAAAGCGGCGTCATTCTCCTCAAATATTTCCTGACGGTCAGCGAGGAAGAGCAGGAACGTCGCTTCAAGCGCCGGATCGACGACCCGGTGCGACAGTGGAAGCTCAGCCCCATGGACGTCGAATCCTATCAGCGCTGGTGGGACTACACGCGGGCTTATGACGAGATGCTGCGCATGACTGACAGCAACCATGCGCCATGGTGGATCGTGCCCTCGGATGATAAGAAACGCGCCCGGGTCAATTGCATCGCGCATATCCTGCAATCGATCCCCTATGAGCGCGTGAAGTTCGACGCGCCCGATCTCGGCAAACGTCAGAAGCGGCCGGCGGATTTCGTGGAGGACCGCAGCATTCGCCATGTCGTGCCGGACGCCGCGTCATAG
- a CDS encoding AI-2E family transporter, with amino-acid sequence MENAGDMAAEGAGPGQISTEARISDLVRLGIIGLFAYWTLILIAPFALIVIWSAILAVALFPIFEALSRLIGNRPVIAAVIVVVFSLVLIIAPLALVAVNFADAAQALIGKLRAGNVTLPEAPAAIREWPVVGERIHGAWNQIATDLAATIIKFQAPIREVTAVIVEKLASIGGGILSFVVSIVLSGIFLTRATRLAAAIQVLASRIAGEKGVGFARLAGTTVRNISRGVIGVAFLQTLLCGLCFALFDIPASGPLTFVVFVLCLMQLGPALVLLPVILWAWFSWPTSIALVFTIVAIPIMIIDNILKPILMARGLSTPMPVILIGVIGGTLSQGLLGLFLGPVVLSVFYELLIAWAWPSVPIASENSRPASFDAQPERLEKT; translated from the coding sequence ATGGAGAACGCAGGCGATATGGCGGCGGAGGGAGCCGGGCCAGGGCAGATTTCGACAGAGGCGAGAATAAGCGATCTCGTCCGCTTGGGCATCATCGGGCTTTTCGCCTATTGGACCCTGATCCTCATTGCTCCCTTCGCGCTGATCGTCATCTGGTCCGCCATTCTGGCAGTCGCACTTTTCCCGATATTCGAGGCGCTTTCCAGATTGATCGGCAACAGGCCCGTTATCGCAGCCGTCATCGTCGTCGTCTTTTCTCTCGTGCTGATCATCGCGCCGCTGGCCCTTGTCGCGGTCAACTTTGCCGACGCCGCGCAGGCGCTGATCGGCAAGTTGCGCGCAGGGAATGTCACGCTGCCCGAAGCGCCGGCCGCCATCCGGGAGTGGCCTGTCGTCGGTGAGCGGATCCACGGCGCCTGGAATCAGATCGCAACCGATCTGGCCGCCACCATCATCAAGTTTCAGGCGCCCATTCGTGAAGTCACGGCCGTTATTGTCGAGAAACTTGCCTCGATCGGCGGCGGCATCTTGAGTTTCGTCGTTTCGATCGTGCTTTCGGGCATATTTCTCACCCGCGCGACACGCCTGGCTGCAGCCATACAGGTACTGGCAAGCCGGATCGCGGGCGAGAAGGGTGTCGGCTTTGCCCGATTGGCGGGAACCACGGTGCGAAACATATCGCGCGGCGTCATCGGTGTCGCCTTTCTGCAAACGCTCTTGTGCGGGTTGTGTTTTGCCCTATTCGACATTCCGGCCAGCGGACCTTTGACGTTTGTCGTGTTTGTCCTGTGCCTGATGCAACTCGGGCCGGCGCTTGTCCTCTTGCCTGTCATTCTCTGGGCGTGGTTCTCCTGGCCCACGTCGATTGCACTGGTTTTCACCATCGTGGCGATTCCCATCATGATCATCGACAACATACTGAAACCGATCTTGATGGCGCGCGGCCTCTCCACGCCAATGCCGGTGATCCTGATCGGCGTGATCGGCGGTACCCTTTCCCAAGGCCTGCTGGGCCTATTTCTCGGGCCGGTCGTTCTCAGCGTCTTCTACGAGTTGCTGATAGCCTGGGCCTGGCCTTCGGTCCCGATCGCATCGGAAAATAGCCGCCCCGCGAGTTTCGACGCTCAACCAGAACGCCTCGAAAAGACATGA
- a CDS encoding potassium channel family protein produces the protein MRQLFFIALAKQLRVIWPILSGIVSIMMASGLAIWRIEDWRIDEALYFTFVTGLTIGYGDFTPKYLSTRILALLIGFAGIVLTGVIAAITVKALNATDGDSGR, from the coding sequence ATGCGACAGCTGTTCTTCATCGCACTCGCAAAGCAGCTGCGTGTCATCTGGCCGATCCTTTCGGGCATCGTATCGATCATGATGGCATCCGGCCTTGCAATTTGGCGCATCGAGGATTGGCGTATCGATGAAGCGCTTTATTTTACCTTCGTGACAGGCCTTACCATCGGTTACGGCGACTTCACGCCCAAATATCTTTCGACACGAATACTGGCCTTGCTCATCGGTTTTGCGGGCATCGTGCTGACCGGCGTCATTGCGGCCATCACCGTAAAGGCCTTGAACGCGACGGACGGAGATAGCGGCAGGTAG
- the cax gene encoding calcium/proton exchanger, whose amino-acid sequence MSHLFKEIRDSPILWLLAAVPVVFLAAALFPEAHTALFVLSVLAIVPLAALLSHATESVAAKTGDAAGGLLNATLGNLTELVIALAALQAGEYTLVKASIAGAIVTNTLFMLGASFLLGGLKHHIQEFNRASARIQAGLLFLATIALLMPSALGGLDAASVAPVTQTLSLSLAALLIIGYGLGLLFTLGTHREFFSSAEHAEAGEAPWPIGLALGALAGVTVLVALVSEIFVESVQEAAVAFGMTPAFVGFIVVALVGGAAEMASAFSGARKNRLDLSVGIALGSASQIALFVAPVLVLMSYVIGPSPMDLQFWPGAVTMMFLATVTAMFVTNSGRSAWFVGVLVLMVYLIFAITLYVLPPAVR is encoded by the coding sequence TTGAGCCACCTTTTTAAAGAGATTCGCGATAGCCCGATACTCTGGCTGCTCGCCGCCGTGCCGGTGGTATTCCTGGCAGCGGCGCTCTTCCCCGAAGCTCATACGGCACTTTTCGTTCTGTCGGTGCTGGCCATCGTGCCGTTGGCCGCATTGCTCAGTCATGCGACCGAATCCGTTGCCGCCAAGACGGGTGACGCCGCGGGCGGGTTGCTGAATGCGACCCTTGGCAATCTGACCGAACTGGTCATCGCGCTCGCTGCCCTGCAGGCGGGCGAATATACGCTGGTCAAGGCATCCATCGCCGGGGCGATCGTCACCAACACGCTGTTCATGCTGGGCGCTTCGTTTCTGCTTGGCGGGCTGAAACACCACATTCAGGAATTCAACCGGGCAAGCGCCCGCATCCAAGCCGGCCTGCTTTTCCTGGCCACAATCGCGCTGCTGATGCCTTCGGCGCTTGGCGGATTGGACGCGGCATCCGTCGCACCGGTTACCCAAACGCTCAGCCTCAGCCTGGCCGCTCTGCTGATCATTGGATATGGGCTTGGGCTGTTGTTCACGCTTGGGACCCATCGCGAATTTTTCTCTTCGGCGGAACACGCCGAGGCCGGCGAAGCGCCGTGGCCGATCGGCCTGGCTCTGGGCGCGCTTGCCGGTGTCACCGTCCTAGTTGCCTTGGTGAGCGAGATTTTCGTCGAATCCGTGCAGGAAGCGGCGGTAGCCTTCGGAATGACCCCCGCCTTTGTCGGCTTCATCGTCGTCGCATTGGTCGGCGGCGCCGCCGAAATGGCCTCGGCCTTCTCCGGCGCGCGCAAGAACCGGCTTGATCTCAGCGTCGGCATCGCGCTCGGGAGTGCTTCTCAGATCGCCTTGTTCGTTGCGCCCGTTCTCGTGCTGATGAGTTACGTGATTGGGCCGTCCCCGATGGATCTGCAATTCTGGCCGGGTGCGGTGACGATGATGTTCCTTGCGACGGTGACCGCGATGTTCGTCACCAATAGTGGACGATCGGCATGGTTTGTCGGCGTCCTGGTGCTGATGGTCTATCTGATTTTCGCCATAACGCTGTACGTCTTGCCCCCGGCAGTGCGATGA
- a CDS encoding amino acid ABC transporter substrate-binding protein: protein MSGRNGRWAVVASILAVTAASAVTWPAQAQTLDRVRTSSALKLGYDPDARPFSFDAQGKPDGYAVALCNKIADSLRAQLNLSKLDVEWVPLSGDAKLRAIQDGTADLVCAAEPVTLGRRKQVSFSLPIFPSGIGALLNASAPLALREVLRYGEPSSRPVWRGAPARTILEHKTFSSIAGTTSEGWLSDKIKTFQLAATVTPVTNYQQGIEHVLDGSSAVLFGAMPLLMDAAARSDRSGNLMVLERHFTYEPLGLELARGDEDFRLAVDRALSQAYAAENFRAFFTTWFGPPDDAVVTFFRQTALPE from the coding sequence ATGTCAGGGAGAAATGGTCGCTGGGCGGTTGTCGCCTCTATCCTTGCCGTGACGGCCGCGTCGGCCGTCACCTGGCCCGCGCAGGCGCAGACCCTCGATCGCGTCAGGACAAGCAGCGCACTGAAACTCGGCTACGACCCGGACGCACGGCCGTTTTCGTTTGATGCCCAGGGCAAGCCCGACGGCTATGCGGTCGCGCTCTGCAACAAGATCGCCGACAGCCTGAGGGCGCAACTGAACCTGTCGAAGCTCGATGTGGAATGGGTTCCCCTCTCTGGCGACGCCAAGCTGCGTGCCATACAGGACGGAACGGCCGACCTTGTCTGCGCCGCGGAGCCGGTGACGCTCGGCCGCCGGAAGCAGGTCTCGTTCTCCCTGCCGATCTTCCCGAGCGGCATCGGCGCGCTGCTCAATGCGAGCGCGCCCTTGGCGCTGCGCGAGGTTCTGCGATATGGCGAACCATCGAGCAGACCCGTCTGGCGCGGGGCGCCGGCCCGCACGATCCTCGAACACAAGACGTTCTCATCGATCGCCGGCACGACGAGCGAAGGCTGGCTGTCTGACAAGATCAAGACCTTCCAGCTCGCGGCGACGGTAACGCCCGTGACGAACTATCAACAGGGGATCGAGCACGTCCTGGATGGCAGCTCGGCTGTGCTCTTCGGCGCCATGCCGCTGCTGATGGATGCTGCCGCCCGCAGCGACAGGTCCGGCAATCTCATGGTGCTGGAGCGCCATTTCACTTACGAACCACTCGGCCTCGAGCTGGCGCGCGGGGATGAGGATTTTCGCTTGGCCGTCGATCGCGCATTGAGCCAAGCCTACGCGGCGGAGAATTTCCGGGCGTTCTTTACCACATGGTTCGGCCCGCCTGACGATGCAGTCGTCACCTTCTTCCGGCAGACGGCTCTTCCGGAGTGA
- the potE gene encoding putrescine-ornithine antiporter encodes MTDNTMHLATEATTKKKMNLVQLTFIVAVNMMGSGIIMLPANMAQVGAISLLSWLVTAIGSMAIAYGFAQAGLFNQRPGGMSAYAEDAYGKDGYFMVFFLYFLSLAIGNVAIGISAVGYLAGFFPVLTSTPIMTCLALVILLWLTTAANFGGPRITGRIGSITVWGVILPVGLLSIIGWLWFSSSTFGAAWNPQGLTLAQGMGSSISLTLWAFLGMESAAQNSDAVENPKRDVPLACMFGTLGAAVIYILSTTVIQGIVPNADLATSTGPFALAYATMFNPTIGSIIMALAVLACLGSLLGWQFTIAQTAKTAAEERMFPSIFSRVNEMGAPVSGMIILGIVQTGLALMTISPTLSEQFSALVNLAVVTNVLPYIIALSALFVMMKAAGVPQAKYRLNAVIALVGMAYSVFAIYASGKDAVLGGMIVTGIGFIIYGLIAPRFASVNRAPAE; translated from the coding sequence ATGACCGACAACACGATGCATCTTGCGACCGAGGCCACGACCAAGAAAAAGATGAACCTCGTGCAACTCACCTTCATCGTTGCCGTCAACATGATGGGCTCGGGCATCATCATGCTGCCCGCCAACATGGCGCAGGTCGGTGCGATCTCGCTGCTCTCCTGGCTTGTAACTGCCATCGGTTCGATGGCGATCGCCTATGGCTTCGCCCAAGCCGGGTTGTTCAATCAGCGTCCCGGCGGCATGTCCGCCTATGCGGAGGATGCCTATGGGAAAGACGGCTACTTCATGGTGTTCTTCCTGTATTTTCTTTCGCTTGCCATTGGCAATGTCGCCATCGGCATCTCCGCCGTCGGTTATCTTGCCGGATTTTTTCCGGTGCTGACGTCCACGCCGATCATGACCTGCCTGGCGCTGGTCATCCTCCTGTGGCTGACCACGGCCGCCAATTTCGGCGGCCCGCGCATTACCGGGCGCATCGGTTCGATTACTGTCTGGGGCGTCATCCTTCCGGTCGGGCTGTTGTCGATCATCGGCTGGCTCTGGTTCAGTTCAAGCACGTTCGGCGCCGCTTGGAATCCCCAAGGACTGACGCTGGCACAAGGCATGGGGTCGAGCATTTCGCTCACGCTCTGGGCATTTCTAGGCATGGAGTCGGCCGCCCAGAATTCCGATGCGGTCGAAAACCCCAAGCGTGACGTGCCGCTCGCCTGCATGTTCGGCACGCTGGGCGCCGCCGTCATCTACATCCTGTCGACGACGGTCATTCAGGGCATCGTGCCGAATGCCGACCTTGCCACCTCCACGGGGCCGTTCGCCCTGGCCTATGCCACGATGTTCAATCCGACGATCGGTTCGATTATCATGGCGCTGGCGGTGCTTGCTTGCCTCGGCTCATTGCTGGGCTGGCAGTTCACCATCGCCCAGACGGCCAAGACTGCTGCGGAAGAGCGAATGTTCCCATCGATATTCTCCCGCGTGAACGAGATGGGCGCGCCGGTCAGCGGCATGATCATTCTCGGCATTGTGCAGACAGGCCTCGCGCTGATGACCATATCCCCGACGCTCAGCGAGCAATTTTCCGCGCTGGTCAATCTCGCCGTCGTAACGAACGTGCTTCCTTACATCATCGCGCTTTCGGCGCTGTTCGTCATGATGAAGGCTGCCGGCGTGCCCCAGGCGAAATACCGGCTGAACGCCGTCATCGCCCTCGTCGGCATGGCCTACAGCGTTTTCGCCATCTACGCCTCCGGCAAGGATGCGGTGCTCGGCGGCATGATTGTCACAGGGATCGGTTTCATCATTTACGGGCTCATCGCCCCGCGGTTCGCCAGCGTGAACCGGGCACCGGCCGAGTAA